Sequence from the Vanacampus margaritifer isolate UIUO_Vmar chromosome 18, RoL_Vmar_1.0, whole genome shotgun sequence genome:
GGCCCTCAAACGAAAAAGTTAGGACACCCCTGCTGATTTTGCGCGtagtaaaatcagtcaaaaaaaacctcaaacgAACAGACTAAAGGGACTAAAGCGATGGGTTGTTTTCAGACGACGAGTCTGACCCCGAGGCTTCCGAACTGGACCTGGGCACCAAGATCAAAACCCCCAAAGACGTGATGCTGGAGGAGCTCTCGCTGCTCAACAACAAGGGCTCCAAGATGTTCCGCAAGAGGCAGCAGCGGGTGGACAAGTTCATCACCACCAACGAGAACATGGTGGGAGAAAACCATCGTGTCGCAAACACCTCGAGCTTGGACTGAATGTTCTCTTCTGTATTCCAGCAGAACCTGCACAACCTTCTGATGTCACCTCCCCCTGTCCCACCAAAGCCTGAGATGCCAAAGGAAGAAGGTGAGGCTAAAGATTTACATtgtcagctttttttccccaagtaagTGATCGACCAATCATGGATGATGCTTCATGATTGACTGACCAATAAAAAGTCAGTGACTTTGACTATGTTTGAGAAAATGCACTGCTGCTCCTCAGCGGCGCAAGAGGATGAAGTGGCGGACAAGGAATCGGAAAAGGAGAGAAGGAGAAGGGAGTACGTTCGCACCTACGTGTCGCCATGGGAACGGGCCATGAAGGGCAACCAGGAGCTGACGGCCACCATGAGAGCCAGTATGCCTCGACCCGGCAGGGTCCAGTTCCCTCAGTACAAGAGCTTCAACAGGTAAACAGCGAAATAACATTTGTTGGTCATTGTTTACATTGCCACTGATTTGTATGCGTTGCTACGACAACAGAGAgatacgtgttttttttttttcccgtgagGCTTTTCTGGGCAGCGCAAACACACCTGTAATGAGGTTTCCCACTGAGACAACATGTACGGTCCAGATGTGATTATCTCAAACCTAATGTGATCCCTTGATCTTCTCCTAATGCTCTTAATGGCGGGTGCGAGGGAGAGAGATGCTGTGACATTAAGAATCACAGCAAGCCGACAATGACATTTAAAGGACACtaagtggacaaaagtattgggacaatcCTGTTGTTGGACCCAATTTGAAGTTATTACCACGACtcgtgatttttttctcttatcaCATCTTTTAAGAGGCAAAATGGTGTCCTAATCTTTTTTTGTCCCTATAGTATCACGAcaatacggaagcgtattgcattcacttaaaaaaaaaaaataataatccagtttttctgactaattttttgggggagctttgtttttttgagtatttttttaattttgttttctgaatatttttttctgtccaaaaaatattccgaaaaactggctgaaaaaaaatattctgaaaaacggggaaaaattatttttaaaaaactgaaaaaaaattattaaaaaaaaaacagattttttttaaacgggaaaaaaatatttaaaaaaaacagaaaaaaagaaattattcaaaaacactggaaaaaaagaaattatacaaaaaaacagatttttttttattttgttggtttgttctctaatctctgagggaaaacccctttaaaaaaatcagaaaaacagaaatataattattatattaaacagggaaaaattactaaaaaaacagaaaaaaaaaattcaggaaaacagaaattatttttttttaaacagaaaaaatactcaaaaaacagggaaaaaaatattcaataaaacagaaaaaaaatactcaaaaaaacagagctcccccccaaaatttgtcagaaaaacaggaatacgcttccgtatgacaaagcagccattttcacaacAATTTTCCACCTGTACCTCCCGCTTGGCCGCACCCAGGACGGCGCTGCCCTTCGGCGGCGTGGACAAGGGCTCCAAGCTGATGGTGTTCGAGCTGCCCGACCTCGGCGCGGACCCCGACGAGTTGGAGCCGCTGCCCTCCCTACAGGCCAACATCCACTCGCGGCCCTCGTTCAACCGCACGCCCATCGGCTGGGTGTGCAGCGAGGACAACACGCACATCCACATGGCCATGGACGCCATCCCCTTTGACGGAGAGACCGATGATCTCTGAACACACGCAATAGCGTTGATGGCTATTTAATGCATGGAAATGAAACATGACTTGttggaaaaaaaggacaaagtatCTCCCTCCCATTTATGATGATTTTACATAGCGTGTGCGAATGTACTAACGTGTAAAAGCACTATGCACTCTTAAAACGATGTACTTACGCAATAAAGTTCCCCTTTAGAGATATTACCACTGCTTCTCGTGCCTTACAGTGCATTGAGTTTGAAGGGGTGTACATAGACCCTAGGAGCCTCAGATATTCTTGTTACGGCCCTGAAAAGAGCATTTAATTACGGAGGTCTATGCAGGGATGTCACACCAAAATCTGGGCcccaataattaattaaaatggagGGTTGGGGATATAAATCAGCGAGTTTGAGGGATCGAAAAAAGCCATAGAACCTCTTAAGATTGTTGTTACAGCCTAGTAAAGACCATcaacaccaaaatgttttaGACTACTATTTGTCTTATGTCAGTCTCAATTTTCTTTCATTCATACTGTACAGGGGAATCAATCGTGGGGAAGACTTTCTTGGGGCCCCAAGCATGTTAGGGGCCCTTGAGTGAAACTTCAGTCAACAAACTTGTTTGGGGGAAAATGTGATTGAGTTTTGTCTGGATTGATGTACTGTACAGAGGAATCAATTTGGGGGGAAGACTTTCTTGGGGACCCAAGCATGTTTGGGGCTCTTGTGTGAAACTTCAGTCAACAATTttgtttggggggaaaatgtgatttatttttgtctggATTGATGTACTGTACAGAGGAATCAATCTGGGGGGGAAGACTTTCTTGGGGCCCCAAGCATGTTTGGGGCTCTTGTGTGAAACTTCAGTCAACAAACTTGTTTGGGGGAAAAT
This genomic interval carries:
- the myoz1b gene encoding myozenin-1b yields the protein MIGRWPIETISNPLLNLKKTHPPPLATPPLFHTLHRRTHVHSSEAALLIRFHPVQWRRRGSEAQRKIRGLQSTWKWGKFFPAGTLRELRDFLCFTPQFLAMSVTSAAPSNKRKKANKIITDFTNISQNDDESDPEASELDLGTKIKTPKDVMLEELSLLNNKGSKMFRKRQQRVDKFITTNENMQNLHNLLMSPPPVPPKPEMPKEEAAQEDEVADKESEKERRRREYVRTYVSPWERAMKGNQELTATMRASMPRPGRVQFPQYKSFNRTALPFGGVDKGSKLMVFELPDLGADPDELEPLPSLQANIHSRPSFNRTPIGWVCSEDNTHIHMAMDAIPFDGETDDL